In Eriocheir sinensis breed Jianghai 21 chromosome 29, ASM2467909v1, whole genome shotgun sequence, a single genomic region encodes these proteins:
- the LOC127004787 gene encoding transient receptor potential channel pyrexia-like, with product MTPQRGPRCAPEAAPPRPEDSPPPEDAAARLLPRPPNMPASESLAAGSRMVRVATEPDVEDPAAVCSWDSDAARLLKMVDTENLEGLQALLGSGIHVNGHGGTFHETALHRAAQVRWAAGVRFLLAAGASVYAKNQFGQTPLHYAAASKSTTCIQLLLENRRPGVVDHRDMRGHTPLHDAAAAGCVHALSLLLKAGALVRAKDGTGSTPLHKAARARSVPCMVALLNAGADMAAADDNGETVLAYTLHYMPGLMDTVFDECLVTNSHKINTKTLEVTMNFLPLCCGSDKNQVQNLQSFVDLGHAKLLSHPLCETFLLLKWMNVRRLFLIEVILYLFFAVLTTVLTFNKFVWNDSATDTAAATNTTAVIGDTALTNDTEAAAAVATGEEEAVAPSEKGFDSLPHSANQTMRVLVMVYQVLIILQQVLSLLQNKLQWFRSLSGVLHVVITVLVAAVVLPADARVWQQHLASWLMLLLWTECMLLIGRFPNCGVYVVMFTRVAKVFLRIFLMYFCLLLAFTAAFYVALNVQQGGGQQDPVLASPILTFVKTLTMMIGELDFSTEFVEGLSKLYFTGHAIFLFFIILVSIILSNLLVALAVSDVQSLRNSAHLERLIKQTELVFHMEKNISTASFIASHVRVSKLSAVLMKVALVCTYDCYNTRVFYLPNSPLKSNKLFIVKNKNVKETSVPSYLLANVNRCLRGREADQQTTGGGDIKLGKSMRSARRGSRIRRGDYQRSEENNDEFKAGLKELEEIVGDRMEEVRETYTGLQKQMRDLEEKLNRITSLLTKDGGAGDDSVSVRGEGRDSGRGGGGGSRRGSGHSKVVGPNLSLPPNAVG from the exons ATGACGCCCCAGCGAGGACCGCGCTGCGCTCCTGAGGCCGCCCCCCCCCGACCCGAAGATTCGCCGCCCCCCGAGGACGCCGCCGCCAGGCTGCTGCCCCGCCCCCCAAACATGCCCGCCTCAG AGAGCCTGGCCGCGGGGTCCCGCATGGTGCGGGTGGCCACGGAGCCGGACGTCGAGGACCCCGCCGCCGTGTGTTCCTGGGACAGCGACGCCGCGCGGCTACTCAAGATGGTGGACACGGAGAACCTGGAGGGGCTGCAGGCGCTGCTGGGGTCCGGCATCCACGTGAACGGCCACGGCGGTACCTTCCACGAAACGGCGCTGCACCGCGCGGCGCAGGTGCGCTGGGCGGCGGGCGTGCGTTTCCTGCTGGCCGCCGGTGCTTCCGTGTATGCCAAGAACCAGTTCGGGCAGACGCCGCTGCACTACGCCGCCGCCTCCAAGTCCACGACGTGCATCCAGCTGCTGCTGGAGAACCGCCGCCCAGGCGTGGTGGACCACCGCGACATGCGCGGCCACACGCCGCTCcacgacgccgccgccgccggctgCGTCCACGCCCTCTCGTTGCTGCTGAAGGCCGGCGCGCTGGTGCGGGCCAAGGACGGCACGGGCTCCACGCCGCTCCACAAGGCGGCGCGCGCGCGCTCGGTGCCGTGCATGGTGGCGTTGCTCAACGCCGGCGCCGACATGGCCGCGGCGGACGACAACGGCGAGACGGTGCTGGCCTACACGTTGCACTACATGCCGGGCCTCATGGACACCGTGTTCGACGAGTGTCTGGTCACCAACTCGCACAAGATCAACACCAAGACGCTGGAGGTCACCATGAACTTCCTGCCGCTGTGCTGCGGCTCGGACAAGAACCAGGTGCAGAACCTGCAGTCCTTCGTGGACCTGGGCCACGCCAAGCTGCTGAGCCACCCGCTGTGCGAGACCTTCCTGCTGCTCAAGTGGATGAACGTgcgccgcctcttcctcatcgAGGTCATCCTCTACCTGTTCTTCGCCGTGCTCACCACCGTGCTCACCTTCAACAAGTTCGTCTGGAACGACTCCGCCACcgacaccgccgccgccaccaacaccaccgccgtcatcGGCGACACCGCCCTCACCAACGACAccgaagcggcggcggcggtggcgacgggggaggaggaggcggtggcgcccAGCGAGAAGGGCTTTGATTCCCTGCCTCACAGCGCCAACCAGACGATGcgggtgctggtgatggtgtacCAGGTGCTGATCATCCTGCAGCAGGTGCTGTCGCTATTGCAGAACAAGCTGCAATGGTTCCGCTCGCTGTCCGGCGTGCTGCACGTGGTGATCACGGTGCTGGTGGCCGCCGTGGTGCTGCCCGCCGACGCCCGCGTGTGGCAGCAGCACCTGGCCTCCTGGCTCATGCTCCTGCTGTGGACGGAGTGCATGCTGCTCATCGGCCGCTTCCCGAACTGCGGCGTCTATGTGGTCATGTTCACGCGCGTGGCCAAGGTGTTCCTGCGCATCTTCCTCATGTACTTCTGCCTGCTGCTGGCCTTCACCGCCGCCTTCTACGTGGCGCTCAACGTCCAGCAGGGCGGCGGCCAGCAGGACCCCGTGCTGGCCAGCCCCATCCTCACCTTCGTCAAGACGCTCACCATGATGATCGGCGAGCTGGACTTCAGCACGGAGTTCGTGGAGGGACTCTCCAAGCTGTACTTCACCGGCCacgccatcttcctcttcttcatcatcctcgtcTCCATCATCCTCTCCAACCTGCTCGTGGCTCTGGCGGTCAGCGACGTGCAG AGCCTCCGCAACTCGGCCCACCTGGAGCGCCTCATCAAGCAGACGGAGTTGGTCTTCCACATGGAGAAGAATATTTCCACCGCGTCCTTCATCGCCTCCCACGTCAGGGTGTCCAA ACTGAGCGCCGTCCTGATGAAGGTGGCTCTGGTCTGCACCTACGACTGCTATAACACCCGCGTTTTCTACCTGCCAAACAGCCCCCTCAAG AGCAACAAGCTATTCATCGTCAAGAACAAGAACGTCAAGGAAACCAGCGTGCCATCCTACCTCCTCGCGAATGTCAACCGATGCTTAAGGGGTCGAGAGGCGGACCAGCAGACCACGGGCGGGGGAGACATCAAGCTGGGGAAGAGCATGCGATCAGCGAGGCGGGGGAGCAGGATACGCCGGGGGGATTACCAGCGGAGTGAGGAGAACAATGACGAGTTTAAGGCGGGGCTGAAGGAACTGGAAGAGATTGTCGGCGACCGCATGGAGGAAGTTCGAGAGACATACACGGGCCTTCAGAAACAGATGCGGGATTTGGAGGAGAAATTGAACCGCATTACGAGCCTCCTAACGAAAGATGGCGGCGCCGGCGATGATAGTGTTAGTgttaggggtgagggaagggacagcggtagaggtggtggtggtggtagtagaagggGGAGCGGTCACTCAAAAGTTGTTGGTCCAAATTTAAGTTTACCGCCGAATGctgttggttga